From a single Lolium rigidum isolate FL_2022 chromosome 7, APGP_CSIRO_Lrig_0.1, whole genome shotgun sequence genomic region:
- the LOC124674440 gene encoding probable F-box protein At4g22165: MELSSVASMMSLGSLAIQRTSLCSLVFRVLQRLVGFTSGSLNKFCKDVHQPLTETPELPQDVLMGIFATLEMPDFIRAGAVCPSWHSAYTSLRSLGQYKLWPCLLYTSESAGDSFACLYSLTERRSYKLTLPEPPIRSRCLIGSSHGWLVTVDERSEMHLLNPFTCQQIALPSVTTLEQVKPIFDEYGVLHKYELSWLTGRTTRYNSPLIFALDKLRDELHYKAFVFPDTSTGSYIVVLIHNPVHQLSFARLGDDKWTWLPPHYLFSDCIYKDGLLYAVSTTGELHTFDLSGPTVAMNTIISIPSDVDCEYAYIVQAPWGDLLLLWRLFEDFNLEPGPGETMFWNTTKFRIYEVEAAGSKLKEINCLRDHVLFLGHNESLCLSAEEYPSLKANHVYFTDDNMLWTLGFKNNHRDMGILNLDDNSKEELVSSQLCSNFPAPIWITPDFRNMNLASGAAYKMVQ, from the coding sequence ATGGAGCTAAGTAGCGTCGCCTCGATGATGAGCCTAGGGAGTCTAGCTATACAGCGGACATCTTTGTGCTCCCTAGTCTTCAGAGTTTTGCAAAGGCTGGTAGGCTTCACTTCCGGCTCACTGAATAAATTCTGCAAAGATGTTCATCAACCACTGACCGAGACGCCAGAGCTGCCTCAGGACGTCTTGATGGGTATCTTTGCCACCCTTGAAATGCCTGACTTTATACGCGCTGGCGCCGTCTGCCCCTCTTGGCACTCTGCATACACCAGCCTACGAAGCCTTGGGCAGTATAAACTATGGCCGTGCCTCCTCTATACTTCTGAATCTGCTGGTGATAGCTTTGCTTGCCTCTACAGCCTCACTGAAAGGAGATCGTACAAGTTAACTCTTCCGGAGCCACCTATCCGCTCTAGGTGTTTGATCGGGTCCTCTCATGGCTGGCTCGTTACTGTTGATGAGAGATCTGAGATGCATCTTCTCAATCCCTTCACATGTCAACAGATTGCTTTaccttcggtgaccaccctcgagCAGGTGAAGCCCATCTTTGATGAGTACGGTGTTCTCCACAAGTATGAATTGTCTTGGCTCACTGGAAGAACTACTCGCTATAACTCACCGTTGATCTTCGCTCTTGACAAGCTGCGGGATGAACTCCACTATAAGGCGTTTGTGTTCCCTGATACATCCACAGGAAGCTACATTGTGGTGCTCATCCATAACCCAGTGCACCAGCTCTCTTTTGCAAGGCTAGGGGATGATAAATGGACCTGGCTGCCACCTCATTATCTCTTTTCTGATTGCATTTACAAGGATGGCCTATTGTATGCTGTGTCTACAACGGGAGAACTTCACACTTTTGATCTTAGTGGCCCTACGGTCGCAATGAATACGATCATAAGCATACCCAGCGATGTTGACTGTGAGTATGCATACATTGTTCAAGCTCCATGGGGTGATCTGCTGCTCCTTTGGAGACTCTTTGAGGATTTTAATTTGGAACCTGGTCCTGGGGAAACTATGTTTTGGAATACTACGAAATTCAGAATATATGAAGTTGAAGCTGCAGGGAGTAAACTTAAGGAAATCAATTGCTTGCGTGACCATGTTTTGTTTCTTGGGCATAATGAATCACTTTGTCTCAGTGCTGAAGAATACCCATCTCTCAAGGCAAATCATGTCTACTTTACTGATGATAATATGTTGTGGACATTGGGATTTAAGAATAATCACCGTGATATGGGAATTCTCAACTTGGATGATAACAGCAAGGAAGAACTTGTATCTTCTCAGCTTTGTTCCAACTTTCCGGCTCCTATTTGGATTACACCTGATTTTAGAAACATGAACTTGGCTTCAGGTGCTGCTTACAAAATGGTTCAGTGA